The proteins below are encoded in one region of Micromonospora pisi:
- a CDS encoding glycosyltransferase, whose translation MSARNSVPSGAHPDQVRLVRNDWSPLQPGKLGEWQPTRSVSVVIPAYNCQETLNLTLASLSHQTYPDHLLEVIVADDGSEPPIELPKIRPANCRIVRVPEHSTGWGRSNALHVGASNSDGEILHWLDADMVVFPDHIEAQVRWQHVSEEAVTLGYKRFVAGNFPTPEEVAERCAAGTIDKLYRIQDTEPHDYVEKLINETDQLRGGDHLNFRAHVGATAALTRSLYLAAGGLDTELRLGEDTEFGYRLTQQGAVFIPEPQAGSWHMGATHMQTKGDALRRYNHPYLAERMPHPRYLRPAANRSWAVPLITAVVPAEGSFELVRTCVDRLLAGDQTDLRVMLVADWDAVDDNRRSILADPLLDRRLLLVTYRSDPRVELVREAPATAFPSPFLLNVPSHLGVDVNTVRRLVQVADEWQAGLVRLLPGGAKSPAEALALWRTSALSRARRVGRPEEPLDKVVAEVAGERWVSGEEFGVVDLSLLTPASLVSPRPRLVHPAGKRARRASLGDVETIPVGGVRSLANATRFVARQAAIGVARKVRRRVSRPTPPPSA comes from the coding sequence CCCGGCCTACAACTGCCAGGAAACGCTGAACCTCACCCTGGCCTCATTGAGTCACCAGACGTACCCGGACCACCTGCTTGAGGTAATCGTGGCCGATGACGGCAGCGAACCGCCGATCGAGCTGCCGAAGATCCGCCCGGCCAACTGCCGGATCGTCCGGGTCCCGGAACACTCGACCGGCTGGGGTCGGTCGAACGCGCTGCACGTCGGCGCGAGCAACAGTGACGGCGAGATCCTGCACTGGCTCGACGCGGACATGGTCGTCTTCCCCGACCACATCGAGGCCCAGGTCCGGTGGCAGCACGTCTCCGAAGAGGCCGTGACGCTCGGCTACAAGCGCTTCGTCGCCGGCAACTTCCCCACCCCGGAGGAGGTCGCCGAGCGGTGCGCCGCCGGGACCATCGACAAGCTGTACCGGATCCAGGACACCGAACCGCACGACTACGTCGAGAAGCTGATCAACGAGACCGACCAGCTACGCGGCGGCGACCACCTCAACTTCCGGGCCCACGTCGGCGCGACCGCCGCGCTGACCCGCTCCCTCTACCTCGCCGCCGGCGGGCTCGACACCGAACTCCGCCTCGGTGAGGACACCGAGTTCGGCTACCGGCTCACCCAACAGGGTGCCGTCTTCATCCCCGAGCCGCAGGCCGGCAGCTGGCACATGGGCGCCACCCACATGCAGACCAAGGGTGACGCGCTGCGCCGCTACAACCACCCGTACCTGGCCGAGCGGATGCCCCACCCCCGCTATCTGCGGCCGGCCGCGAACCGCTCCTGGGCGGTCCCGCTGATCACCGCCGTGGTGCCGGCCGAGGGTTCCTTCGAACTGGTCCGGACCTGCGTCGACCGGTTGCTCGCCGGAGACCAGACCGACCTGCGGGTCATGCTGGTCGCGGACTGGGACGCGGTCGACGACAACCGCCGCTCGATCCTCGCCGACCCGCTGCTCGACCGCCGGCTGCTCCTGGTCACCTACCGCTCGGACCCCCGGGTGGAACTGGTACGGGAGGCACCGGCCACCGCGTTCCCGTCCCCGTTCCTGCTGAACGTCCCGTCGCACCTGGGCGTCGACGTCAACACCGTGCGCCGGCTGGTGCAGGTGGCCGACGAATGGCAGGCCGGCCTGGTCCGACTGCTTCCCGGCGGCGCGAAGTCACCGGCGGAGGCGCTCGCCCTGTGGCGTACCTCGGCGCTGAGCCGGGCGCGGCGGGTGGGACGGCCGGAGGAGCCCCTGGACAAGGTGGTGGCCGAGGTCGCTGGCGAACGGTGGGTCAGTGGCGAGGAGTTCGGCGTGGTCGACCTCAGCCTGCTCACCCCGGCCAGCCTGGTCTCGCCCCGTCCACGGCTCGTACACCCGGCCGGCAAGCGCGCCCGGCGGGCGTCCCTCGGTGACGTCGAGACCATCCCGGTCGGCGGCGTACGGTCGCTCGCCAACGCCACCCGGTTCGTCGCCCGCCAGGCCGCGATCGGGGTGGCCCGTAAGGTCCGGCGTCGGGTCAGCCGCCCGACCCCGCCGCCGTCGGCCTGA